The sequence CCCTGATCGTTGGCGTTAACATGGCACGCTGTTCCATTCCATGTCAACGATCAGTGGTCGCCCGGCCGGGGATCGGTCAGGCACCCGCGAGACGCGGCCTCACTCCGAGCTCGATCGGGACCCCGCCCTCGACGGGATGGTGGCACGCGACGAGGCGATCGCCACCCCGGACGGGCCTGAGCTCCGGAACGACGGTGGCGCACAGCTCATCGGCCTTCCAGCACCGCGTGCGGAATCGGCACCCCGACGGCGGTGCGGCCGCAGAGGGCACATCGCCGTGCAGCACGATGCGCTCGCGCGCCTCGGCCGGGCTCGCGGGCGGTACCGCCGACGCGAGGGCCATCGTGTACGGATGCGCCGGGTCGTCCAGCACGGTGTCGACCTCGCCGGTCTCGACGACCGTGCCGAGGTACATCACGAGCACCCGGTCGGTCACGTGGCGCACGACATCCAGGTCGTGGGAGATGAGTACGTACGCGAGCGACCGCGACTCCCGCAGCTCCATCAGGAGGTTGAGCACCTGCGCCTGCACCGAGACATCCAGCGCCGAGACCGGCTCGTCCAGGACCAGCAGCTCGGGGTCGAGAGCGAGCGCGCGGGCGATCCCGATGCGTTGCCGCTGCCCGCCGGAAAACTCGTGCGGGTACCGGTTGCCGGCGTCCGCGGCCAGTCCGACGGCATCCATGAGCGAACGCACCTCGGCCGGGCCGGAGGCCCGATCCCAGCGCCCGAACGCGCGCAACGGCTCGGCGATGACCTCCTGGACCGTCATCCGCGGATTGAGCGAGGACTGCGGATCCTGGAACACGAACTGGATCTGCTCGCGCAGCGCGCGCAGCTGCTGCCGCCCGGGGCGCGTGACGTCCGCGCCGCGGTACGTCAGCCGCCCCGACGTGGGCTCGTTCAGGTGCACGACCGCGCGGCCCGTCGTGCTCTTGCCGCAGCCGGACTCGCCGATGATGCCGAGCGCTTCGCGCTCGCGCACGTCGAAGCTCACCCCGTCGACGGCACGGATGAGCTGCTTGGGACCGAAGGCCGAGCGCAATGGGAAATGCACCTTGAGGTCGTCGACGCTCAGCAGCGGCGCGGCCGAAGCCGAGGTCGAAGCCGAGGCGGAAACCGACGCGCTCATACCAGTGCCCCCTGCCGTTCGTCGCGGTAGTGACAGGCGCTCAGGCGCCCGTCGTGACTCAGCTCCAGCGCCGGCCGCTCCTCGTCGCACCGCTCCGAGCGGTACGGCGACGCGCACCGCGGCGCGAAGGGACATCCCTTCGGGAGCTGGTTCAGCGCGGGCGGACGGCCGGGGATGGCGAAGAGCGGCTCGCCCCGGTCGTGCGCTGAGGGCCGCGCGCGCATGAGCCCGACCGAGTACGGATGCCGGCTGTCGGCCCACAGCTCGGCCGTGTCGGCGACCTCCATGATGCGCCCGGCGTACATGACCACCACACGCGAGGCGAACTGCGCGATGAGGCCGAGATCGTGCGTGATGAGCACGACCGCCACGCCGAGCACGTCGCGGACCCGCACGAGCACGTCGAGCACCTGGGACTGGATCGTCGCGTCGAGGGCCGTGGTCGGCTCGTCGGCGATGATCACCTCGGGATCGTTCACGAGGGCCATCGCGATCACGGCACGCTGCCGCATGCCGCCCGACCACTGATGCGGGTACTGCCGGGCCCGATTCGCGACATCCGGGACGCCGACCAGCTCGAGGATCTCGTGCGCTCGCCGGCGCACCTCCGCGCGCGAGGCGCGGGGGTGATGGATCCGGTACGCCTCCTCGATCTGCCGGCCGACCTGCAGCACGGGATCGAGCGTGGTCATCGGGTCCTGGAAGACCATGCCGATGCGCGCGCCGCGGACCTCGCGCATGCGGCGGTCCGAGATCGCGACGAGATCCTCCCCGTCGAGGCTGATCCGGCCGCCGACCACCGCCCCCGGCGGCAGCAGGCGCATCACGGCGAGCGCGGTCATGCTC is a genomic window of Agromyces protaetiae containing:
- a CDS encoding ABC transporter ATP-binding protein, producing the protein MSASVSASASTSASAAPLLSVDDLKVHFPLRSAFGPKQLIRAVDGVSFDVREREALGIIGESGCGKSTTGRAVVHLNEPTSGRLTYRGADVTRPGRQQLRALREQIQFVFQDPQSSLNPRMTVQEVIAEPLRAFGRWDRASGPAEVRSLMDAVGLAADAGNRYPHEFSGGQRQRIGIARALALDPELLVLDEPVSALDVSVQAQVLNLLMELRESRSLAYVLISHDLDVVRHVTDRVLVMYLGTVVETGEVDTVLDDPAHPYTMALASAVPPASPAEARERIVLHGDVPSAAAPPSGCRFRTRCWKADELCATVVPELRPVRGGDRLVACHHPVEGGVPIELGVRPRLAGA
- a CDS encoding ABC transporter ATP-binding protein codes for the protein MTSKLSIDQLTLDLPGQSGPVRVLDGVSFEVGAGEIVGVVGESGSGKSMTALAVMRLLPPGAVVGGRISLDGEDLVAISDRRMREVRGARIGMVFQDPMTTLDPVLQVGRQIEEAYRIHHPRASRAEVRRRAHEILELVGVPDVANRARQYPHQWSGGMRQRAVIAMALVNDPEVIIADEPTTALDATIQSQVLDVLVRVRDVLGVAVVLITHDLGLIAQFASRVVVMYAGRIMEVADTAELWADSRHPYSVGLMRARPSAHDRGEPLFAIPGRPPALNQLPKGCPFAPRCASPYRSERCDEERPALELSHDGRLSACHYRDERQGALV